The Erythrolamprus reginae isolate rEryReg1 chromosome 3, rEryReg1.hap1, whole genome shotgun sequence genome contains a region encoding:
- the TSEN15 gene encoding tRNA-splicing endonuclease subunit Sen15, producing the protein MAKLESDCGDGANEGGSVAECFEFGGQREEASKPEKWALREDWLSTHPTFTKMMSLEVADSKVVYAAFLVYLDLLEVRNWHEVSFTGLAEFQLVCLHGREKENEPMQAVIPTPAQLSFSHERLRQIMKSTGTMQGEPDPPLSITLAIIETDSTIVYYKLTDGFVMPDPPDGPADVDIKQGKKKRKRMLR; encoded by the exons ATGGCAAAGTTGGAGAGCGACTGCGGAGACGGAGCAAATGAAGGAGGTTCGGTCGCTGAATGCTTCGAGTTTGGGGGTCAGCGGGAGGAAGCCTCAAAGCCCGAGAAATGGGCCCTTCGAGAGGACTGGCTGTCTACTCATCCTACG TTCACAAAAATGATGTCATTGGAAGTGGCTGACAGCAAAGTGGTATATGCTGCTTTCTTGGTTTACTTGGACCTTCTAGAAG TTAGGAACTGGCATGAGGTCTCCTTCACTGGGCTAGCAGAGTTCCAGCTGGTGTGTCTCCATGGACGCGAGAAAGAAAACGAGCCTATGCAGGCAGTGATACCAACTCCTGCCCAGCTATCATTCAGCCATGAGAG ATTAAGACAAATCATGAAGAGCACAGGCACAATGCAGGGGGAACCTGATCCTCCACTTTCTATCACATTGGCAATAATTGAAACAGACTCTACAATTGTCTACTATAAATTGACAGACGGTTTTGTAATGCCAGATCCTCCGGACGGTCCTGCAGATGTAGACATCAAAcaagggaagaagaagagaaagaggatgtTGAGATGA